A part of Aegilops tauschii subsp. strangulata cultivar AL8/78 chromosome 2, Aet v6.0, whole genome shotgun sequence genomic DNA contains:
- the LOC141041756 gene encoding fruit bromelain-like: MASTHSSRRLDGTLFALLLVLAAATAFVSAAAARGDALAARHERWMAKFGREYTDAAEKLRRQEVFAANARHVEAVNRAGNRTYTLGLNQFSDLTSEEFAEKHLGYRHQHGVDSTPVAAVNMSNAQFDSTPDSVDWRAAGAVTQVKNQGSCGCCWAFAAVAATEGLVKIATGNLISMSEQQVLDCTGGANSCNGGDINAALSYVASSGGLQPEESYAYTGQQGACRSSSVSPNSAASIGAPRMVELHGDEGTLQELAARQPVAVPVEADRDFQHYMRGVYTGSSSCGQNLNHGVTVVGYGTDSGGQAYWMVKNQWGTGWGEGGYMRLTRGNGGNCGMATYAYYPTMDGS; encoded by the exons ATGGCGTCGACTCACAGCTCGCGCCGCCTCGACGGCACACTGTTTGCGCTTCTGCTCGTGCTTGCGGCCGCCACCGCCTTTGTCAGTGCTGCCGCGGCGCGAGGGGACGCGCTGGCCGCCCGGCACGAGCGGTGGATGGCCAAGTTCGGGCGCGAGTACACGGACGCTGCCGAGAAATTACGCCGGCAGGAGGTGTTCGCGGCCAACGCGCGGCACGTCGAGGCTGTCAATCGAGCGGGCAACCGGACATACACGCTCGGCCTCAATCAGTTCTCGGACCTCACCAGCGAAGAGTTCGCGGAGAAGCACCTCGGGTACCGCCACCAGCACGGCGTGGACAGCACGCCGGTGGCCGCGGTGAACATGTCCAATGCTCAGTTCGACTCCACGCCGGACAGCGTGGACTGGAGGGCCGCGGGTGCCGTCACCCAAGTCAAGAACCAAGGCTCATGCG GTTGTTGCTGGGCGTTCGCGGCGGTAGCGGCGACGGAGGGGCTCGTAAAGATAGCCACTGGCAACCTCATCTCCATGTCAGAGCAGCAGGTGCTGGACTGCACGGGCGGCGCCAACTCCTGCAACGGCGGCGACATCAACGCCGCCCTAAGCTACGTCGCCTCGAGCGGCGGCCTTCAGCCAGAGGAATCCTACGCGTATACCGGCCAGCAGGGCGCGtgccgcagcagcagcgtcagcCCAAACTCGGCCGCCTCCATCGGCGCCCCCCGAATGGTGGAACTGCACGGCGACGAGGGCACCTTGCAGGAGCTCGCGGCCAGACAGCCGGTGGCCGTGCCCGTGGAGGCTGACCGTGACTTCCAGCACTATATGAGGGGCGTGTACACCGGCAGCTCGTCGTGTGGACAGAACCTGAACCACGGCGTGACGGTGGTGGGCTACGGGACGGACAGCGGCGGGCAGGCGTACTGGATGGTGAAGAACCAGTGGGGGACGGGGTGGGGCGAGGGGGGCTACATGCGCCTCACGCGCGGGAACGGCGGCAACTGCGGCATGGCCACCTACGCCTACTACCCGACCATGGACGGCTCTTAA